One genomic region from Bacillus aquiflavi encodes:
- a CDS encoding SLC13 family permease — translation MGENVQSLWGKLWDIHYKTKDLLLFFATDKQLDHKNQQANVDGQSKRRGKKPNRTMGQNIGFWLGPILFLIILFGLSPEGMSKEALAVLASTVWIATWWITEAIPIPVTSLLPIILFPLTGAATEGITNAYGDSTIFLFLGGFVIAIAMEKWNLHRRIALNIILVVGTSTQRLILGFMVATGFLSMWISNTATAMMMMPIAMAVILHVNEALKEKNPTDSPFGKAIMLGVAYSASIGGLGTLIGTPPNTIFAGVVRELYGIDISFALWMLFGVPLSVVLLIITWIYLVKLAFPIKIKEIPGGKAVIQKEKSALGKMSFEEKLVLTVFSLTAIIWISRTFIMDALKNNGLIDSVGGLANINDTIIAIIAAIVLFILPSRQAKEGKLLNWNDAKSIPWGILLLFGGGLAIAKGFKDSGLATWIGEQLTVLQSIHFVFLIVIVTTLVLFLTEITSNTATATMMFPIMASLAFALDIHPYSLMVAAGIAASCAFMLPVATPPNAIVFGSGYIRIKDMVKAGFWINIMAIFIITLAIYFLMPMVWGIDLGTFPDALK, via the coding sequence TTGGGAGAAAATGTTCAATCATTATGGGGGAAATTATGGGATATTCATTATAAAACAAAAGACCTCCTCCTATTTTTTGCAACAGATAAACAATTAGATCATAAAAATCAGCAAGCAAACGTTGATGGACAATCGAAGAGACGAGGAAAAAAACCGAATCGAACTATGGGACAAAACATTGGATTTTGGTTAGGTCCAATTTTATTTTTAATTATCTTATTTGGTTTATCTCCAGAAGGAATGTCAAAAGAAGCTTTAGCTGTTTTAGCAAGCACCGTCTGGATCGCAACATGGTGGATCACTGAAGCGATTCCAATTCCAGTTACGTCTTTATTACCTATTATTTTATTTCCATTAACTGGTGCAGCTACAGAGGGAATTACAAATGCTTATGGAGATAGTACAATTTTCTTGTTTCTCGGTGGTTTTGTTATTGCTATAGCAATGGAAAAGTGGAATTTACATCGACGAATTGCGCTTAATATTATTTTAGTTGTCGGTACAAGTACACAACGACTCATTTTAGGCTTTATGGTTGCAACAGGGTTTTTATCAATGTGGATTTCAAACACAGCGACGGCAATGATGATGATGCCGATTGCAATGGCAGTTATTTTACATGTTAATGAAGCATTAAAAGAAAAAAATCCAACCGATTCGCCGTTTGGCAAGGCGATTATGCTTGGTGTTGCCTATTCTGCTTCAATTGGTGGACTCGGCACATTAATTGGTACCCCGCCAAATACGATTTTCGCTGGGGTTGTGAGAGAGCTTTATGGAATTGATATTTCCTTTGCTCTTTGGATGCTCTTTGGTGTTCCACTATCGGTTGTTTTACTCATTATTACGTGGATTTATTTAGTAAAGTTAGCGTTTCCAATTAAAATAAAAGAGATTCCTGGTGGTAAAGCAGTGATTCAAAAAGAGAAAAGTGCATTAGGGAAAATGAGTTTTGAAGAAAAGCTTGTCCTTACTGTTTTCTCTTTAACAGCAATTATTTGGATTTCTCGTACTTTTATCATGGATGCGTTAAAAAATAACGGGCTTATTGATAGCGTTGGCGGCTTGGCAAACATTAATGATACGATCATTGCAATTATAGCGGCAATCGTGTTATTTATCCTCCCGTCACGTCAAGCGAAAGAAGGAAAGCTATTAAATTGGAATGATGCAAAAAGTATTCCATGGGGGATATTACTGCTCTTTGGTGGCGGTTTAGCCATTGCGAAAGGGTTTAAAGACTCTGGATTAGCAACATGGATTGGTGAACAGCTTACAGTTCTACAAAGTATACACTTCGTATTTTTAATTGTTATTGTAACAACACTAGTTTTATTTTTAACCGAAATAACATCGAATACTGCAACAGCGACAATGATGTTCCCGATCATGGCATCCTTAGCATTTGCATTAGATATCCATCCATATAGTTTAATGGTTGCTGCTGGAATTGCCGCATCGTGTGCTTTTATGTTACCGGTTGCAACACCTCCAAATGCAATTGTTTTCGGATCAGGTTATATCCGGATTAAAGATATGGTTAAAGCAGGATTTTGGATTAATATTATGGCAATTTTCATCATAACGTTAGCGATTTATTTCTTAATGCCAATGGTTTGGGGTATAGATCTAGGTACGTTTCCAGATGCATTAAAGTAA
- the addB gene encoding helicase-exonuclease AddAB subunit AddB, whose protein sequence is MSVRFIIGRSGTGKTANCLNEIRTSLLRSPDGSPIIYLVPDQMTFLSEYNLMTTPHLGGMIRAQVYSFSRLAWRILQDTGGGSRYHLNNIGVNMLIRKIIEEKKDELKLFQLAADKNGFIEQMEQILTEFKQYCIRPEELTDQHRLLSEENKGLQDKLHDLELIYRYFEQALFGKYVDSEDYFRLMAEKIAQSDYLKNAEIFIDGFHSFTPQEYMVITQLMKHCQRVSIALTVDQPYIHFGPDELSLFRMTGETFQTLYNIAQSEGIKIEKNNLLYEQKRWRDPSLIHLESYFDSRPAIPFQKKARIHLYEAANRRAEIEGVARKINKLIRSKGYRYRDIAILMRNGNDYFDIIETIFNDYGIPIFIDQKRTMLNHPLIELIRSTLDIINSNWSYESVFRAVKTELLFPKNENNQQIREKFDRLENYVLAYGIQGEKWTKRDRWIYRRFYGIEFENNVQTDQEKLVELELNELRLLITAPILRLARRLKRAKNGRLLSEAIFLYLEELDIPEKLEKWKLEAEQAGKLVKSREHDQAWNGMIELLDQFVELFGNEKLSLKQFSVIFEAGIESLRFSLVPPAIDQVLVADLEKSRLSDVKAAFIIGLNEGVLPAKMIDEGIVADDDREILQQKGLTIAPTSKTKLLDESFIAYKAFTTPSDELYLTYPIANEEGKALLPSFYIKRINDLFPAVEKGLFAIDPAPLPELDQLEYAANENMTLSYLTAQLQLKKRNYPIYDFWWDVYNYYLKSNSWSQLAKKVLASLFYENKSKQKQLSSETTRQLYGETIEASVSRMELFHSCPFSHFVKHGLKLRKRQVYRLEAPDIGELFHAALKYIADTIMKQNVSWSSLTKQQCRALARQAIDNIAPKLQNEILLSSNRHHYIKRKLENVLSRTSLVLSEHAKASGFSPVGVEVGFGPKGPLPPLEFRLKNDTKMNLVGRIDRIDKAEAQTGVFLRIVDYKSSIKDLNLTEVYYGLALQMLTYLDIIVTHANTLIGMDAMPAGVLYFHVHNPMIQAKKMLTIDELEQEIYKQFKMKGLMLADQNVIRLMDKSLDSGESKIVSAGIKKDGTLSKRSKVANSEQLNHLRHYVRNSYLKTGNEIMAGKIDISPYKLKNKTPCTFCSFKTVCHFDQTIEQNDYRILVPQKDEDIIEFIRREVAENERNEHTAEA, encoded by the coding sequence ATGTCTGTCCGTTTTATCATCGGACGTTCAGGGACAGGAAAGACCGCAAACTGTTTAAACGAAATAAGAACAAGCTTATTGAGAAGTCCTGACGGATCACCAATCATATACTTAGTTCCAGATCAAATGACATTTTTATCAGAATACAACTTAATGACAACTCCTCATCTTGGTGGAATGATTAGAGCTCAAGTGTATAGCTTTTCACGGCTTGCTTGGCGAATTTTGCAAGATACTGGCGGAGGAAGCAGATATCATTTAAATAATATCGGTGTCAATATGTTAATTAGGAAAATAATTGAGGAAAAAAAGGATGAGCTCAAACTTTTTCAATTAGCTGCTGATAAAAACGGATTCATTGAACAGATGGAACAAATATTAACTGAGTTTAAGCAGTATTGTATTCGTCCGGAAGAATTAACAGATCAGCATAGATTACTTTCTGAAGAAAATAAAGGCTTACAAGATAAACTTCATGATCTTGAATTAATATATCGTTATTTTGAACAAGCTCTTTTTGGAAAATATGTTGATTCTGAAGATTATTTCCGTCTTATGGCAGAAAAAATAGCTCAATCTGACTATTTAAAAAATGCTGAAATATTTATTGATGGATTTCATAGTTTTACTCCTCAAGAATATATGGTGATTACCCAATTAATGAAACATTGTCAGCGAGTATCGATTGCATTAACTGTCGATCAGCCTTACATTCATTTTGGGCCAGATGAGCTAAGTTTATTTCGGATGACTGGGGAAACCTTCCAAACACTATATAATATCGCTCAATCAGAAGGAATTAAAATAGAAAAGAACAATCTGTTATATGAACAAAAGCGCTGGCGTGATCCTTCCCTCATCCATTTAGAATCATACTTTGATTCTCGTCCAGCAATTCCGTTTCAAAAAAAAGCAAGAATCCATTTATATGAAGCTGCTAATCGCAGGGCAGAAATTGAAGGGGTTGCTAGAAAAATTAATAAACTCATACGTTCTAAAGGGTATCGTTATCGCGATATTGCAATCTTAATGAGGAACGGGAACGATTATTTTGACATAATTGAAACGATTTTTAATGATTATGGAATTCCGATTTTTATTGACCAAAAAAGAACGATGCTAAATCATCCGTTAATAGAACTTATCCGGTCTACACTAGATATCATTAATAGTAATTGGAGTTATGAATCAGTATTTCGCGCAGTTAAAACTGAGTTGCTTTTTCCAAAAAATGAAAACAATCAGCAAATTCGTGAAAAGTTTGATAGACTTGAAAACTATGTATTAGCATACGGAATTCAAGGAGAAAAGTGGACGAAGCGAGATCGTTGGATTTATCGTCGATTTTACGGAATAGAATTTGAAAATAATGTTCAAACCGATCAAGAGAAACTAGTTGAATTAGAGTTAAACGAGCTCAGACTGCTTATCACTGCTCCTATTTTGCGATTAGCGCGCAGGCTAAAAAGAGCAAAGAACGGACGATTGCTTTCTGAAGCGATTTTTTTATATCTCGAAGAACTTGATATACCTGAGAAATTAGAAAAGTGGAAATTAGAGGCTGAACAAGCAGGTAAATTAGTAAAAAGTAGAGAGCATGACCAAGCGTGGAATGGGATGATTGAACTTCTTGATCAATTTGTAGAGTTATTCGGAAACGAGAAGTTATCTTTAAAGCAATTTTCAGTTATTTTCGAAGCAGGGATTGAATCTTTGCGATTTTCTCTTGTACCGCCAGCAATCGATCAAGTGCTCGTTGCTGATCTTGAAAAATCGCGTTTGTCTGACGTAAAAGCAGCATTTATTATTGGACTAAACGAAGGAGTTCTCCCTGCAAAAATGATTGACGAGGGAATTGTAGCGGATGATGATCGGGAAATATTACAGCAAAAAGGTTTGACAATTGCTCCAACTAGTAAAACAAAATTACTTGATGAGTCATTTATTGCTTATAAAGCATTTACAACTCCTTCAGACGAGCTTTATTTAACATATCCGATCGCAAATGAAGAAGGAAAAGCATTGCTGCCTTCATTTTATATAAAAAGAATAAACGATTTGTTTCCGGCGGTGGAAAAAGGTCTTTTTGCAATTGATCCTGCGCCATTACCAGAATTGGATCAGCTTGAATATGCTGCAAACGAAAACATGACACTGTCGTATTTAACTGCCCAATTACAATTGAAAAAAAGAAATTATCCGATCTATGATTTTTGGTGGGATGTATACAACTATTACTTAAAAAGTAATAGTTGGTCACAGTTAGCTAAAAAAGTATTAGCAAGTTTATTTTATGAAAATAAATCGAAACAGAAACAGCTTTCAAGCGAAACAACTCGTCAATTATATGGAGAAACGATTGAAGCCAGTGTATCAAGAATGGAGCTATTTCATAGCTGTCCTTTTTCTCATTTTGTTAAGCACGGACTAAAATTGCGGAAGCGACAAGTTTATCGTTTAGAAGCACCTGATATTGGAGAGTTATTTCATGCCGCATTAAAATATATTGCAGATACAATAATGAAACAAAATGTTAGTTGGTCAAGCTTAACAAAACAACAGTGTCGGGCCTTGGCAAGACAAGCAATTGACAACATAGCGCCAAAATTACAAAATGAAATCTTACTTAGTTCCAATAGACACCATTACATAAAGCGAAAGCTTGAAAATGTGCTTAGCCGCACGTCTCTAGTCTTAAGTGAACACGCGAAAGCTAGCGGTTTTTCTCCGGTTGGTGTTGAAGTAGGATTCGGACCAAAAGGACCGTTGCCTCCACTTGAATTTCGCTTAAAAAATGATACAAAAATGAATTTAGTCGGTAGAATCGATAGAATTGATAAAGCCGAAGCTCAGACAGGTGTCTTTTTAAGAATAGTTGATTATAAATCAAGTATAAAAGATTTAAATTTAACTGAAGTTTATTACGGTCTTGCATTACAAATGCTCACTTACTTAGACATTATTGTTACCCATGCAAACACATTAATCGGAATGGATGCAATGCCAGCAGGGGTGTTGTACTTTCATGTTCATAATCCAATGATTCAAGCGAAAAAGATGCTGACAATTGATGAGCTTGAACAAGAAATTTATAAACAGTTTAAAATGAAAGGATTGATGCTAGCTGATCAAAATGTCATTCGTCTTATGGATAAAAGCCTTGATAGCGGCGAGTCGAAAATAGTTTCAGCAGGGATAAAAAAAGACGGGACATTATCAAAACGATCAAAAGTTGCTAATAGTGAACAGTTGAATCACTTAAGGCATTATGTTCGAAATAGTTATCTAAAAACAGGAAATGAGATTATGGCAGGAAAAATAGACATTTCCCCTTATAAACTGAAAAATAAAACTCCGTGTACTTTCTGTTCATTTAAAACAGTTTGTCACTTTGATCAAACGATTGAACAGAACGATTATCGGATATTAGTCCCGCAAAAAGATGAAGATATCATAGAGTTTATTAGAAGGGAGGTTGCTGAAAATGAACGAAATGAACATACCGCCGAAGCCTAG
- a CDS encoding spore germination protein — MPAIIGPVQIVNVGGGVVQFGDALILSPKGSTKSHTGSGSLNTGGFIITNNGVSSTNILDWNVIDQPTVGNN; from the coding sequence ATGCCTGCTATAATAGGTCCAGTTCAAATTGTAAATGTCGGCGGAGGTGTCGTTCAATTTGGCGATGCCCTCATCTTATCACCAAAAGGAAGTACAAAGTCCCACACAGGTTCAGGTTCATTAAATACAGGTGGGTTTATCATTACGAATAATGGAGTAAGTTCCACAAATATCCTAGACTGGAATGTTATTGATCAGCCAACAGTTGGAAACAATTAG
- a CDS encoding spore germination protein GerPE, producing the protein MLSHRVSKVGHIHINLITFSGVLQLGDSTHIKGTSKALAVQRTYPIYNGKEGFFSWYSVFFEPLVLPIIDEPVHTTFHNENPLIKIGNINILGLTAASVFHVGNTRHASMETRIKHIRQMI; encoded by the coding sequence ATGCTTTCACATCGTGTTTCAAAGGTAGGTCATATTCATATAAACCTTATTACCTTCTCAGGAGTTTTGCAATTAGGTGACTCGACACATATTAAAGGGACATCTAAAGCACTTGCTGTACAAAGGACGTATCCCATATACAATGGAAAAGAAGGATTTTTTAGCTGGTACTCGGTTTTTTTTGAACCATTAGTTCTTCCAATTATTGATGAACCAGTTCACACAACCTTTCATAATGAAAATCCCCTCATAAAAATTGGTAATATTAACATTCTTGGTTTAACAGCTGCATCAGTCTTTCATGTTGGCAATACCCGACATGCTTCGATGGAAACACGAATTAAACATATACGTCAAATGATATAA
- a CDS encoding spore gernimation protein GerPD, with amino-acid sequence MELQIINRELCVGDIHILSVSSSSLFLIGDSETIQLASTFDTPPESLIIGPLVPLPPQG; translated from the coding sequence ATGGAACTGCAAATCATTAATCGCGAGTTATGTGTAGGGGACATTCATATTCTTAGCGTATCCAGTTCATCACTATTTTTAATTGGAGATTCAGAAACGATTCAACTAGCCTCAACCTTTGATACACCCCCAGAATCATTAATTATCGGCCCATTAGTTCCATTGCCTCCACAAGGTTAA
- the gerPC gene encoding spore germination protein GerPC has product MSEAVYQYVQRLYSYVTAQEKRIKKLEKTITHIINDVEEIKTKPPLQVETIEYKFDQLKVESLEGTLNVGLNPADLQGIDEFSVKQPEPPFIGPKPIKLMRELEEELFSYLEIDLPAVINDTEKQLGLNLDESYIEFIKQDIRKQLPARINHYLSEQNSELRSKDKHEKVKEATIGKVKHDIHTAVFAFLSRLPKDQKGEEDNGTANH; this is encoded by the coding sequence ATGAGCGAAGCTGTTTATCAATATGTTCAAAGGCTTTACTCTTATGTAACTGCACAAGAAAAACGAATAAAAAAGCTTGAAAAAACGATTACTCACATTATAAATGATGTTGAAGAAATAAAAACGAAACCGCCGCTTCAAGTCGAGACAATTGAATACAAGTTTGATCAATTAAAAGTGGAATCACTTGAGGGAACATTAAATGTAGGCCTTAATCCAGCCGATCTTCAAGGGATTGACGAGTTTTCTGTTAAACAGCCTGAACCTCCATTTATAGGTCCTAAACCGATAAAACTAATGAGAGAATTAGAGGAAGAGCTATTCAGCTATCTCGAAATCGATTTACCAGCAGTTATTAATGATACAGAAAAACAATTGGGTTTAAATCTTGATGAATCATACATTGAATTTATTAAACAAGATATAAGAAAACAACTGCCTGCACGTATTAATCATTATTTAAGTGAACAAAATTCCGAGCTAAGATCTAAAGATAAACATGAAAAAGTGAAAGAAGCTACAATAGGCAAAGTTAAACATGACATTCATACAGCTGTGTTTGCCTTTTTAAGCAGGCTCCCAAAAGATCAGAAAGGAGAAGAGGATAATGGAACTGCAAATCATTAA
- a CDS encoding spore germination protein GerPB: MNFYIQQSIHIQMIKIESLTNSSVLQIGSAGVIKPSSHLYNTGGFTGPAPELEQDTEYLPFVPLQAPIRHCQQ; encoded by the coding sequence TTGAATTTCTACATTCAACAGTCCATCCATATTCAGATGATTAAAATTGAAAGTTTAACAAATTCATCAGTGTTACAAATCGGCAGTGCAGGAGTCATTAAACCTTCTTCACATTTATATAATACTGGTGGATTTACTGGGCCTGCTCCTGAGCTTGAACAGGATACAGAGTATTTACCTTTCGTTCCTTTGCAGGCGCCTATAAGACATTGTCAGCAATAA
- a CDS encoding spore germination protein has translation MPAIVGAVQVISVGSSGVFNIGDVYKIMPVSSAKTFAGAGSFNTGESLEIINKQNATNAIDQDTLDQPSILNL, from the coding sequence ATGCCAGCAATTGTCGGAGCTGTTCAAGTTATTTCAGTCGGAAGCAGCGGTGTTTTCAATATTGGTGACGTATATAAAATTATGCCAGTTTCAAGTGCGAAAACTTTCGCTGGTGCTGGTTCCTTTAATACAGGAGAAAGTTTGGAAATTATTAATAAACAAAATGCAACAAATGCAATCGATCAGGATACCCTCGATCAACCGAGTATCTTAAATTTATAA